One candidate division KSB1 bacterium DNA segment encodes these proteins:
- a CDS encoding vitamin B12-dependent ribonucleotide reductase: MTPWGRSSTDSAESASSRQPARPQLRHIQVSVNTETPLKFERRYTREGHDAFDEFKFVPWTSRLVNPDGRVLFEAREILAPDGWSQVAVDVLAQKYLRKAGVPAATRAVWEDGVPAWLQRSEPDWEVLNKLPEDSRFGGERDSRQVFRRLAGCWTYWGWQHGYFDDEIAARIFYDELCFMLAAQTAAPNSPQWFNTGLYWAYAIKGHAQGHFFVDPKSGELAQSNSAYERPQPHACFIQAVSDDLVNEGGIMDLWVREARLFKYGSGTGTNFSCIRGDGETLSGGGHSSGLMSFLRIGDRAAGAIKSGGTTRRAAKMVCLDIDHPDIEEFVRWKVVEEQKVASLVTGSRMLERHLNAILHAANASAVEVPNSCDPRRNPALQEAVTQARRDAVPEAYVQRTLLLARQGITELRFDTYDTDWNNRAYQTVSGQNSNNSVRVSNHFMEAVERDLPWNLTARTDGRTTKTLRSRELWETLCESAWSCADPGVQYDATINEWNTCPHDGRINASNPCSEYMFLDDTACNLASLNLMRFLDPHGRRFEIESFCHATRIWSVVLDVSVQMAQFPSREIARRSWEYRTLGLGYANLGTLCMVLGMPYDSDQARSWCGAITAIMTGMVYRTSAELAAQVGPFPAYVRNKDAMLRVMRNHRRAAYNGALDPYESLTIKPMGLRPEHCPKEMVDAARDVWDEAVAFGLQHGYRNAQATVIAPTGTIGLLMDCDTTGIEPDFALVKFKKLAGGGYFRIINGAVPLALEGLGYGEDQIRQISQYVRGTGMLDGAPYLNRDSLAKKGLSEASLKKIDDSLKSAFDITFAVTPWVIGEEAVKSELRLTDEQLKRAGGDLLTALGFSRKEIRAANDHVCGRMTIEDAPHLNPEHLPVFDCANKCGAYGQRFILPLAHLQMMAAAQPFISGAISKTINLPNGASIVEIDDCYTRGWKLMLKAIALYRDGSKLSQPLNAVTDDVGTELPPTEDVKTAEAVKAVAERVMYQVQRHSLPNRRTGYTQKARIGGHKVYLRTGQYEDGTLGEIFLDMHKEGAAFRSLMNCFAIAISLGLQHGVPLDEYVDAFVFTRFEPNGMVTGNERIKTATSVIDYIFRELAITYLDRHDLAHLDPEAEKMRSDVVQGAHDDDDFHAPPSEHDVIEEKSTKPKSDAPKASAGAQSAASAVAVQPAPKTAQSSAGHAGPTTNGNGHAKVAVISAVQEAKLKGYEGDACPHCGSFSMVRNGVCLKCENCGETTGCS, encoded by the coding sequence ATGACACCGTGGGGCCGATCCTCCACGGATTCAGCGGAATCCGCCTCCTCCCGACAGCCAGCGCGCCCGCAACTTCGTCATATCCAAGTCAGCGTCAACACGGAGACCCCCTTGAAATTTGAACGTCGATATACTCGCGAAGGTCACGATGCGTTTGACGAATTCAAGTTCGTCCCGTGGACTTCCCGACTGGTTAATCCGGACGGGCGAGTCTTGTTCGAGGCTCGCGAGATTCTGGCGCCTGACGGCTGGTCACAGGTGGCGGTCGATGTTCTGGCACAAAAGTACCTGCGTAAGGCCGGGGTCCCGGCGGCCACCCGAGCGGTCTGGGAGGACGGCGTTCCGGCCTGGCTGCAGCGATCTGAGCCGGATTGGGAAGTCCTGAACAAGCTGCCGGAGGATAGCCGGTTCGGCGGGGAACGGGACAGCCGGCAAGTGTTCCGGCGGCTGGCCGGCTGCTGGACCTATTGGGGCTGGCAGCATGGGTACTTTGACGACGAAATCGCGGCGCGGATCTTCTACGACGAGCTGTGCTTCATGCTCGCGGCCCAGACCGCGGCACCGAATTCGCCGCAGTGGTTCAACACCGGCCTATACTGGGCCTATGCGATCAAGGGACACGCTCAGGGGCACTTCTTTGTCGATCCGAAATCCGGCGAGTTGGCGCAATCGAACAGTGCGTATGAGCGTCCGCAGCCGCATGCGTGTTTCATTCAGGCGGTGTCCGACGATTTGGTGAACGAAGGCGGGATCATGGACCTGTGGGTTCGCGAGGCTCGCTTATTCAAGTACGGGTCCGGAACGGGAACGAATTTCTCCTGCATCCGCGGCGACGGCGAAACGTTGTCGGGTGGCGGGCACAGTTCGGGCCTGATGAGCTTTCTGCGGATCGGTGATCGCGCCGCGGGCGCGATCAAGTCGGGCGGAACCACGCGCCGCGCGGCCAAGATGGTGTGTCTCGATATCGACCATCCCGACATCGAAGAGTTCGTACGGTGGAAAGTGGTCGAAGAGCAGAAAGTCGCGAGCCTGGTGACCGGTTCGCGGATGCTCGAACGTCACTTGAATGCGATCCTGCATGCGGCGAACGCGTCAGCCGTGGAGGTCCCCAACAGCTGCGACCCGCGCCGGAATCCGGCCCTGCAAGAGGCCGTAACGCAAGCCCGACGCGACGCCGTGCCGGAGGCGTACGTCCAGCGCACGCTGCTACTGGCCCGCCAGGGCATCACCGAGCTGCGGTTCGATACCTACGATACGGACTGGAATAACCGGGCCTATCAGACCGTGTCCGGCCAGAATTCGAACAATTCCGTGCGCGTCTCAAACCATTTCATGGAAGCGGTCGAGCGCGATCTGCCATGGAATCTGACCGCGCGCACCGATGGCCGTACTACCAAAACGCTGCGATCGCGGGAGCTGTGGGAAACGTTGTGCGAATCCGCCTGGAGCTGCGCCGACCCGGGCGTGCAGTATGATGCGACGATTAACGAGTGGAACACGTGCCCGCATGACGGACGCATCAATGCGTCGAATCCGTGCAGCGAATACATGTTCCTCGACGACACCGCGTGCAATCTGGCGAGCCTGAATCTGATGCGGTTCCTGGACCCGCACGGCCGCCGATTCGAAATCGAGAGCTTTTGCCATGCGACGCGCATCTGGAGCGTCGTGCTGGACGTGTCCGTGCAGATGGCGCAATTCCCGTCGCGGGAAATCGCGCGGCGCTCGTGGGAGTATCGCACGCTCGGACTCGGCTACGCCAATCTGGGTACGCTGTGCATGGTGTTGGGGATGCCGTATGACAGCGATCAGGCGCGCTCCTGGTGCGGAGCGATCACCGCGATTATGACCGGCATGGTCTATCGCACGTCGGCGGAGCTGGCCGCGCAGGTCGGCCCGTTTCCGGCCTATGTGCGCAATAAGGACGCGATGCTGCGGGTGATGCGCAACCACCGGCGGGCGGCCTATAACGGGGCCCTCGACCCGTATGAAAGCTTGACGATCAAGCCGATGGGACTGCGACCTGAGCACTGCCCCAAGGAGATGGTCGATGCCGCGCGTGACGTGTGGGACGAAGCCGTGGCGTTCGGCCTGCAGCACGGCTATCGAAACGCGCAAGCCACGGTCATCGCGCCGACCGGGACGATCGGGCTGCTCATGGATTGCGATACCACCGGGATCGAGCCGGATTTCGCGCTGGTGAAGTTCAAGAAACTCGCCGGCGGGGGTTATTTCCGCATCATCAACGGCGCGGTGCCGCTGGCGCTGGAAGGCCTGGGTTACGGCGAGGATCAGATCCGGCAGATTTCGCAGTATGTCCGCGGCACGGGCATGCTTGACGGCGCGCCGTATTTGAATCGCGATTCGCTGGCGAAGAAAGGACTATCTGAGGCTTCGCTGAAAAAGATTGATGACTCGTTGAAGAGCGCGTTCGATATCACGTTCGCGGTGACGCCGTGGGTCATCGGCGAAGAGGCGGTCAAGAGTGAATTGCGGCTCACGGACGAACAGCTGAAGCGAGCGGGCGGGGATCTGTTGACGGCGCTTGGATTCTCGCGCAAGGAGATTCGCGCGGCCAACGATCACGTTTGCGGACGGATGACGATTGAAGACGCGCCGCATCTTAATCCCGAGCATTTGCCGGTATTCGACTGCGCGAACAAGTGCGGAGCCTACGGGCAGCGGTTCATCCTGCCGCTGGCCCATTTGCAGATGATGGCGGCGGCGCAACCGTTTATCAGCGGCGCGATCTCTAAAACCATTAATCTGCCGAACGGCGCGTCCATCGTGGAGATCGACGATTGCTACACGCGCGGCTGGAAACTGATGTTGAAGGCGATCGCGCTCTATCGCGACGGTTCCAAACTCTCGCAGCCGTTGAATGCGGTGACGGATGATGTCGGCACGGAGCTACCGCCGACTGAGGACGTGAAGACTGCCGAAGCGGTCAAAGCGGTGGCTGAACGTGTGATGTATCAGGTGCAGCGGCACAGCCTGCCGAACCGGCGCACCGGCTATACACAGAAGGCGCGCATCGGCGGACACAAGGTCTATCTGCGAACCGGGCAGTATGAGGACGGGACGCTCGGCGAGATCTTCCTTGATATGCACAAAGAGGGCGCGGCGTTCCGGAGTTTGATGAACTGCTTCGCGATTGCGATCAGCCTCGGGTTGCAGCACGGCGTGCCGCTGGATGAGTACGTGGACGCCTTCGTGTTCACGCGCTTCGAGCCGAACGGGATGGTGACCGGCAATGAACGGATCAAGACGGCGACGTCGGTCATCGACTATATCTTCCGCGAGCTGGCAATCACCTACCTCGACCGGCATGATCTGGCGCATCTCGATCCGGAGGCGGAGAAGATGCGGTCGGATGTCGTGCAGGGCGCGCACGACGACGACGACTTCCACGCGCCGCCCAGCGAACACGACGTGATCGAAGAGAAATCGACGAAACCCAAGAGCGACGCGCCGAAGGCCTCGGCCGGTGCACAGTCCGCCGCGTCGGCGGTCGCGGTTCAACCGGCCCCAAAAACGGCCCAATCGTCCGCCGGGCATGCCGGTCCAACCACGAACGGCAACGGGCACGCGAAGGTCGCGGTGATCAGCGCCGTGCAGGAGGCCAAACTGAAGGGCTACGAAGGCGATGCCTGTCCGCACTGCGGCTCGTTTTCGATGGTGCGAAACGGCGTCTGCCTGAAGTGCGAGAACTGCGGGGAGACGACGGGGTGCTCATGA
- a CDS encoding PDZ domain-containing protein: MTFLKRPRWWGLLFLIGMAAYATEPTGYYRFPTVYGNKVVFTTEGDLWEAPLAGGAARRLTIAAGVESFALYSPDGKWIAFTGNYDGNLDVYVMTATGGEPKRLTWHPAADVVAAWSPDGQVVYRSMMDNGIYVFQCYKISPDGGYPEKLPIDWVSHLSFEPKGDRVAYTQFSLGTRTWKRYKGGWAEQIWVGSLKTHDYQKVTTWEGNNATPMWYKDRVYFMRDNDARMNVHSMKPDGSDIQQHTNHTDWDARWPTLSDGKIAYSLGADIWVYDIDKNESKKLDISLPSDRIQTRDKFVSPEDYTGDFALSADGKRLLLGARGELFSASTERRSVIHQITRSNGAREKGPSYMPKGEQVLTWSDMTGEEALYLYDVKNPDKPKKVCDGKGGWNFAPSVSPDGKSAVYGDNNRKLWLVSIPDGSHTQIDTSGWEMRSYEWSPDSRYVAYDIVQQSGYSQVKVYDVKEQKIHTVTDPLFSSYSPTWDPKGKWLYFISSRFMNPHSSANDWSFIIEDADRVYGLALAADTKSPYQYSDDMIDGEKKDDDEKDDDKADKDDDGKDDKNGKQDKKDKKDKKDDEKKEEKVEVKIDWDGLEDRIVEFPVDAGNFFGLAAIEGKFYYVSVPSDGWRDGGGDDDHADDKRGAVLHLFDIKKKKDSSVSKGVRGYAMSEDHKKIVVRKKSGFVVMDAGDKKEPEADEDDKDAGLHLDDWTYDVDPRVEWNQIFNEAWRLQRDFFYDPGMHGINWKAQKEHYGTLLSRISTRDELNDVIAQMISELNAGHAYVGGGDQQGGKSVGVGLLGVDVTRTSDGFYRIDRIITADRWDTKNTSPLGWPGLNVKEGDYLVAIDGRPTNSVQNYLELLNNKSGKLVIVSTNDKPSLDGAKQHVVKPLGSEYELRYWDWVYSRAEYVRKAAGDEIAYVHLSDMGLDGMIQWMREYYPQAKRKGLIMDVRYNGGGNIARWILSQLEHTVWTWGLARNGSLDYSPDRAFYGHMIALCNEETGSDGETFSEGWKRLKMGPLVGMRTWGGWVGIRGDKPLMDRGFLTQPEFTGWGKESKWLIEGPGVTPDLELKNSPKKMLEGVDEQLDYAISYLKKKIKDEPLDWPTMPPFPNKAPTGYKK, translated from the coding sequence ATGACATTCTTGAAACGGCCCCGGTGGTGGGGCTTGCTGTTTTTGATCGGCATGGCGGCCTACGCGACGGAACCGACGGGCTACTATCGCTTCCCCACCGTGTACGGCAACAAAGTCGTCTTCACCACGGAAGGCGACCTGTGGGAGGCACCGCTGGCCGGCGGCGCGGCGCGGCGACTGACGATCGCGGCCGGAGTCGAGAGCTTCGCGCTCTACTCGCCGGACGGAAAATGGATCGCGTTTACGGGGAATTACGACGGCAATCTGGACGTCTATGTCATGACGGCCACGGGCGGCGAACCGAAACGACTGACTTGGCACCCTGCCGCGGATGTCGTCGCGGCCTGGTCCCCGGACGGCCAAGTCGTCTATCGCTCCATGATGGACAATGGCATCTACGTGTTCCAGTGCTACAAGATTTCACCGGACGGCGGGTATCCAGAAAAATTGCCGATCGACTGGGTCTCGCACTTGAGTTTCGAGCCGAAGGGCGACCGTGTGGCGTACACGCAGTTCTCGCTGGGTACTCGCACTTGGAAACGCTACAAAGGCGGCTGGGCCGAGCAGATCTGGGTGGGGAGCCTGAAGACGCACGATTATCAAAAGGTGACCACGTGGGAGGGCAATAACGCCACGCCGATGTGGTACAAGGACCGAGTCTATTTCATGCGCGATAACGACGCGCGCATGAACGTACACTCGATGAAGCCGGACGGCTCGGATATCCAGCAGCACACGAATCACACCGACTGGGATGCGCGCTGGCCGACGCTGAGCGACGGGAAGATTGCCTACAGCCTGGGCGCCGATATTTGGGTCTATGACATCGACAAGAACGAGTCGAAGAAGCTCGATATTTCGCTGCCTTCGGATCGCATTCAAACGCGCGATAAGTTCGTCTCCCCGGAAGATTATACCGGCGATTTCGCGCTGTCCGCGGATGGCAAGCGACTGCTCCTGGGCGCGCGCGGAGAACTATTCTCCGCCTCGACGGAGCGGCGCAGCGTGATTCACCAGATCACGCGCTCGAACGGAGCGCGCGAGAAGGGTCCGTCGTACATGCCGAAAGGCGAGCAGGTGCTGACGTGGAGCGACATGACCGGCGAAGAGGCGCTGTACCTGTACGACGTAAAGAACCCGGACAAGCCGAAAAAAGTCTGCGACGGCAAGGGCGGATGGAATTTCGCGCCCAGCGTTTCGCCCGACGGGAAGTCCGCCGTGTACGGCGACAACAACCGCAAGCTGTGGCTGGTCAGTATCCCTGACGGTTCGCACACGCAAATCGATACCTCCGGTTGGGAAATGCGGAGCTATGAATGGTCGCCCGATTCGCGCTACGTCGCCTATGACATCGTGCAGCAATCGGGTTACTCTCAGGTCAAGGTGTACGATGTGAAAGAGCAGAAGATTCACACCGTGACCGACCCGCTGTTTTCCAGCTACTCACCGACGTGGGATCCGAAAGGCAAGTGGCTGTATTTCATTTCCAGCCGCTTCATGAACCCGCATAGCTCGGCCAATGATTGGTCTTTCATCATCGAGGACGCCGATCGAGTTTATGGCCTGGCGCTGGCCGCGGACACCAAAAGTCCGTATCAGTACAGCGATGACATGATTGACGGCGAGAAGAAAGACGATGATGAGAAGGATGATGACAAGGCGGACAAGGACGACGACGGCAAGGACGACAAGAACGGCAAGCAGGATAAGAAGGACAAGAAGGACAAGAAGGACGACGAGAAGAAGGAAGAAAAGGTCGAGGTCAAGATCGACTGGGACGGCCTGGAAGACCGCATCGTCGAGTTTCCAGTCGATGCCGGAAACTTCTTCGGATTAGCGGCGATTGAAGGCAAGTTCTACTATGTATCCGTGCCTTCGGACGGCTGGCGGGACGGCGGCGGCGATGATGATCACGCCGACGACAAACGCGGCGCGGTCCTGCATCTCTTCGATATCAAGAAGAAGAAGGACTCGAGCGTCAGCAAGGGAGTGCGCGGCTATGCGATGTCGGAAGATCACAAGAAGATCGTCGTGCGCAAGAAGAGCGGCTTCGTGGTGATGGATGCCGGAGACAAGAAGGAGCCGGAGGCCGACGAAGACGATAAGGACGCCGGGCTGCACCTCGACGACTGGACCTACGACGTCGATCCGCGCGTGGAATGGAATCAAATCTTCAACGAGGCGTGGCGGCTGCAGCGTGACTTCTTCTATGATCCGGGCATGCACGGCATCAATTGGAAAGCCCAGAAAGAGCATTACGGAACGCTCTTGAGTCGCATCTCGACCCGCGATGAACTCAACGACGTGATCGCGCAGATGATCAGCGAGCTGAACGCCGGACATGCCTACGTCGGCGGCGGCGATCAGCAGGGCGGCAAGTCCGTCGGTGTCGGACTGCTCGGCGTGGACGTCACGCGCACGAGTGACGGCTTCTACCGGATTGACCGCATTATTACCGCCGATCGCTGGGACACGAAGAACACGAGCCCGTTGGGTTGGCCGGGATTGAATGTAAAGGAAGGCGACTATCTCGTCGCGATTGACGGACGCCCGACGAACAGCGTGCAGAATTATCTCGAATTGCTGAACAATAAGTCCGGCAAGCTCGTGATTGTGTCCACGAACGACAAGCCGTCGCTGGACGGAGCGAAGCAGCATGTGGTGAAACCGCTGGGTTCGGAGTACGAGTTACGCTACTGGGATTGGGTTTACAGCCGCGCGGAATACGTGCGGAAGGCCGCGGGCGACGAGATCGCATACGTGCATTTGAGCGACATGGGTCTGGACGGCATGATTCAGTGGATGCGCGAATATTATCCGCAAGCCAAGCGCAAGGGACTGATTATGGACGTGCGCTACAACGGCGGCGGTAACATCGCGCGCTGGATTCTGTCGCAGCTCGAACATACCGTGTGGACGTGGGGACTGGCGCGCAATGGCTCGTTGGATTACTCGCCGGATCGCGCGTTCTACGGTCACATGATCGCGTTGTGCAACGAAGAGACCGGCTCCGACGGCGAGACGTTCTCCGAGGGCTGGAAGCGACTCAAGATGGGACCGCTGGTCGGCATGCGCACGTGGGGCGGCTGGGTCGGCATTCGCGGCGACAAGCCGCTCATGGATCGCGGCTTCCTGACGCAGCCGGAATTCACCGGCTGGGGCAAAGAGAGCAAGTGGTTGATTGAAGGTCCCGGCGTGACGCCCGA